The genomic DNA AGGGCACCTTCCACGTCACCCTGAGAGGCGAGCAGGTCGGCCATGGTCTTGGTACGGAATGAGGCCATGCCGGGCCGGGCTGATTCGCTGGCCCCGCGGCTGGTCCGGGAGGCCTCTGTCCAGGACGTTTCCAACCGCGATGTTTCTGGCCGCGATGTTTCTGACCTGGGCAGATACGATGGGGTCGGGCAGTCCGAAGGCGGCGGCAACGGCGCGCCCACCAGCCTGTCGGCCAGGGTGCCGATGCCCTCGAAGACCACATCGGTCCACTTGATGATGTTGCCGGAAAGATTCGACGACACGAGCATCAAAAAAACAGCCAGGTCGCGCTGCTGCGGCGGCAGGCTCCTGGCCCATCCCCGCCAGAAGGCGGGATAGTCGCGCAACGAGTTCGTGACCCGCTCGAGCTGGTCGTGCACCTCGTCCTCGCGCCCCAGTTCGGTCAGAAGCTCGACCAGGAGCATGCGCGCCTCAAGGTAGTCTGGGTGCCGGTCCAGCCCGCGCTTCAAGGTGATGACGGCGTCTTCGGGATTGCCATTCTCCACAAACAGTTTGGCCAGGGCAAAGAATATCCTCGACCCCGGCTCCAAGGAGAGAACTTCCTGATACCACTCAATTTTCTTGCACATCGGTTCTTTCTCCGGGCTGGTTGGCAGTCTCGTCAGGAAATATGTAAAGGATTTCGTCCTTTTTGACAAAGTTCATCCGCTCGCGAATGATTTTCTCCTGATAGGTCGTGTCGGACTTCAACCGGCGGATTTCCTGGCTCAGGTCCAGACTCTTGCCGTCCACCGCGTCGATCCTCGTCTGCAGCAGTTCGTACCGGCTCTTCAATTCGAGATAGGCGAAAACGCCCTGATCGCTCCAGATCAGCCTGAACAGCAGAAACAGATTGATGAAGACAAGCAGTGCGACAATGAGAATGCGCCCGTGCATAACCCTACTGGAGCCTGCGCCCCGGTTTCGCCACCGATCCCAGCCTCACCAGCGGCCCCTGAAGCTCCCGGAGGAAGTTGGCCGTCGCGCTCTCGATGCGCACCACGTCCTCCTCGCTCAGCTCCACCTTGTCGATCTTTTCGAGAAAGGACTTGAGCACGGTGAATTCGTCGAGCAGGGAATTGCCGTGCTCCAGCTTTTCCAGCTGGGGCTCCAGGTCCAGAATGGTCTGGAGGCAGTTCGTGATCCGAACAAGATGGTTCACTGAATTGTGATCGGTCATGATGGACACCGTCTTACTGTTCAATTCTCTTCAGTTTTTAACCACTTTTTATAGAAATTGTACAGATAATTTCCGCCGGAAAAAACCGTCAGCCCCAAGGCCGCCCAAAGCAGGCCGTGGCCCAGGGGGCGCGGATCCCATCCGAACAGGGGATAATGGAAGACCAGAAGCCCGGTGGCCAGGCTCTGGAGCAGGGTCTTGGCCTTGCCGAAATTGTCGGCGGCCACGACTTCGCCCATCTCGGCGGCCACGGCGCGCATGCCGGTGACCGCCATCTCGCGCCCGATGATGATGATCACCATCCAGGCCGGAACGCCCCACTCCGGGCCGAGCCGGACCAGCATGATCAGCACCGACCCGATGAGCAGCTTGTCGGCCAGGGGGTCGAGAAACTTGCCCAGATTGGTGATGAGGTTGTTCTGGCGGGCTATCTTGCCGTCAAAATAATCGGTCACTGAGGCGATGAAAAAGACCCCGAAAGCGCAATACGCTCCGAACCTGAACCCGAACCACATCTCCAGATACAGGAGCATGACGACCACTGGCGCGGCGAGAATCCGGGCCATGGTCAGGCAGTTGGGCAGGTTGCATACGTCCTTGTTCATTGCACCACCTAGGCGTTTGTCGAGGCGGCTTCGAAGCTCTTCTGCGCTGCCTCGGCAATGGTGTCCGCCAGTTGGATGAAGGCGCGCTTGGCAAAGGAATCCTCATCAATCAGTACCACAGGCTTGCCCATATCACCAGCCACAACCGTGGCCGGATCCAGCGGGATGGCGCCGAGGAAGGCCAGACCGTATTTTTCGGCCAGGTCCCTGCCGCCGCCCTTCTTGAACAGGTCGATGGACTCGTGGCAGTGCGGACAGACCAGCCCGCTCATGTTCTCGACCACGCCGAGCACATTGGCCCTGGCATACTGAAGGAAATTGATGGACTTGCGCACGTCGGACAGGGAGACCTCCTGGGGCGTCGTGACCACCACGCACAGGGCCTCGGGCACGGTCTTGAGCACGGTCATGGGCTCGTCGCCGGTGCCGGGCGGGGAATCGACCACCAGAAAATCCAGCTCGCCCCACTGCACGTCCGAGATGAACTGGCGAATGGCTGCGGTCTTCATGGGACCACGCCACAGCACGGCTTGATCCGGATCCTTGAGCAGCGACTCCATGGACACCACGTGCAGGTTTTCATTGTATTCCTTGGGCAGGATCAGCGAACCTCGGTCGATGTCGAGGGTCCCGGAGATGCCAAGCAGGGTCGGCACGCTGGGGCCGTGGATGTCCACGTCCAGAAGGCCCACCTTGTACCCCTTGGCGGCCAGGGCCGCAGCCACGTTGACCGAGACCGAGCTCTTGCCCACGCCGCCCTTGCCGCTCATGATGAAGAGCTTGTATTTGATCTTCTGCAGGGTGGACCTGATCATCTCGTCCTGGATCTGCATCTTGGCGCTAGGCGCGCCCTTTTCTCCGCCGCTGCCGCAGGAGGTACCGGAACTGCATCCGCTCATCTTTCTTCTCGCTTTATCTTGCTTTCGCCGCCTGGGAGCGGCCTCATACACGCATGTTGCCACGGGACACACGATCCAGCAGCAAAACGGCCATCGCTCCGGCCAGGGCCAGACCGATTGCCAGGAAAAGTTCAGCATCCACACCGCCCGGCAGGATGTTCTGCTCGCGCAGCACATGGACCTTGCCGCCGATGACCGAGGTTTCGAGCGCTTCCTTCCAGGGCCAGACCTTTCTGAGCGCCCCGATCATGAAGCCCGTGAGCACGCTCACCGTGGCCGCGTGCCATCTGTACAGAAGATAGTGCAGGACGCGCGAAAAGACAATTATCCCTGCTGCGGCCCCGCCGGCAAAGACGACAATGACCAGGAAGTTGTCCAACACGAAGGGATTCCTGAGGGTTCTCGTGACATACTCGTATTTGCCGAGCATCAGGAGCAGGAAGGCCCCGCTGATGCCGGGCAGGATCATGGCACAGATGGCAATGGCCCCGCACAGAAAGATGAACGGCAGGGTTTCGGGCGTGGACACGGGGATCATGCCCACCAACGCATAGCTGCCCGCCGTGCCGAGCGCCACCAGCCCCAGGTTGGCCGGACCAAGGGGCCTGATTTCGCGCCCGACCACATACACCGAAGCCGCGATGAGTCCGAAGAAAAGTGACCATATCTCAATGGGATGAACGTGCAGCATGTGGTTCATGAGCCGGGCCATGCCGACCACCGCCGTGAGGATGCCACACAGCAGGCAGGCCAGGAAGCGCAGGTGGACCGAGGCCAGCGCGCCAGAAAAATCCAGGGTGACAACACGGCGGACAAAGGCGAAATCAAAGGAACGGATGGCGTCCACGAGCTGGGTATAGATGCCGGTGATGAAGGCGATGGTGCCGCCCGACACGCCGGGGATGATATCCGCCACACCCATGCACAAGCCCTTGCCCCAGAGCAGGACCGCCTCCCGCATGTCGCGCGGGCCGGGGCCGGCCATGAAGGCCTTGGTCAGGGTCATCTTCGTATCGGACATCGCGCCTACCATCCGTGCTGGCCGACAAGGTCCACAAAGGCCACGTCGCCGTGTTCGGAGCGGATCACCTGCCCGCCCGCCTTCTCAAGCAGGACCAGCCGCTGCACCCGTTTCGAGTCGCCCACCGGGATGACCATACGGCCCGGATCGGCCAGTTGCTCCAGCAGCGGTTCAGGCACTTCTGGGCCGCCCGCCGTGACGATGATGCGGTCATAGGGGGCGTGTTCGGGCCAGCCCATGGTCCCGTCGTCGAGCTTGAGCTTGACCGAGAACAGGCGCATGTCCATGAACCTCTTGCGGGCGGCGAAAAAAAGATTCCTGATGCGCTCGACGGTATAGACATCCACGCCCATGTGGGCAAGCACGGCGGCCTGATAGCCGGAGCCTGTGCCGATTTCGAGCACGGTCATGCCCGGCTCCACCTGCAACAGCTCGGACATGCGAGCCACGATGAAGGGCTGCGAGATGGTCTGCCCCTCGCCGATGGGCAGGGGGCCGTCGGAGTACGCCTTGCATGCGAACGCCTCCTCGACGAAGAGGTGCCTGGGAAGCGACCGCATGGCGTCGAGGACAGCCGGGTTCGACACGCCGCGCGCCTCGATCTGTTCTCGCACCATGCGCTCTCGCGATCTCACCGGGTCAACCATGCATTCTCCTGAAAAAAGAACTCGGCGTCCCGCCCGGAACGCCTGCGGGATGCTGAACAGATTCCGCCGCCAAAGTCAACCGGACCACCGGGAACGATGCTGGCACGGCACTCCTCCTTGACACGCTCCCGGCTTTGATGTTGACTGGCGACACTCACGAACCGGAGGATATTCATGCTCAAAGTCAAGGATCTCATGACCACCCCTGTCTTCTCCCTCAAGGAGGCGGACTCCCTGCAAAGCGCCCGCGCGCTGATGGATCTCCAACGCATCCGCCACATCCCCATCGTGACTGTGGACAACATCTTCACGGGCCTCCTGACCCACCGGGACATTCTCTCCGCGACCATATCCCAGCTGGCCGAGATGGACCCGGAAACCCAGAAGGAAATCGATGCCGGCATCCCAATCCGGGAGATCATGCGCACGGATATCAGGACCGTAGACGAGGATACGTCCCTCAAGCTCGCGGCCCAGACACTGCTCAACCACAAATACGGCTGTCTGCCCGTGGTCCACGACGGCCAGCTCATGGGCATCCTGACCGAGGCGGATTTCCTGCGCCTGACCATCGACCTGATGGACGCCCTGGACAAACAGTAGACCGTTTCCCGACACTCAGCCCCCTTAAGGCCGCGCCGCGAGGCTCGGCCTTTTTGCCTCTGCGGACTCCTGCGGATTTCGTATCCACCACCCTTGTCTCCTGGCCCGGATAT from Pseudodesulfovibrio aespoeensis Aspo-2 includes the following:
- a CDS encoding tetratricopeptide repeat protein is translated as MCKKIEWYQEVLSLEPGSRIFFALAKLFVENGNPEDAVITLKRGLDRHPDYLEARMLLVELLTELGREDEVHDQLERVTNSLRDYPAFWRGWARSLPPQQRDLAVFLMLVSSNLSGNIIKWTDVVFEGIGTLADRLVGAPLPPPSDCPTPSYLPRSETSRPETSRLETSWTEASRTSRGASESARPGMASFRTKTMADLLASQGDVEGALEIYRELLHSTVSDERRTELSARIAEFEARRAEAPEPHKREDAFGVHAKNRLISTLETLAARFEARVQN
- a CDS encoding FtsB family cell division protein yields the protein MHGRILIVALLVFINLFLLFRLIWSDQGVFAYLELKSRYELLQTRIDAVDGKSLDLSQEIRRLKSDTTYQEKIIRERMNFVKKDEILYIFPDETANQPGERTDVQEN
- the pgsA gene encoding CDP-diacylglycerol--glycerol-3-phosphate 3-phosphatidyltransferase; the encoded protein is MNKDVCNLPNCLTMARILAAPVVVMLLYLEMWFGFRFGAYCAFGVFFIASVTDYFDGKIARQNNLITNLGKFLDPLADKLLIGSVLIMLVRLGPEWGVPAWMVIIIIGREMAVTGMRAVAAEMGEVVAADNFGKAKTLLQSLATGLLVFHYPLFGWDPRPLGHGLLWAALGLTVFSGGNYLYNFYKKWLKTEEN
- a CDS encoding Mrp/NBP35 family ATP-binding protein; this translates as MSGCSSGTSCGSGGEKGAPSAKMQIQDEMIRSTLQKIKYKLFIMSGKGGVGKSSVSVNVAAALAAKGYKVGLLDVDIHGPSVPTLLGISGTLDIDRGSLILPKEYNENLHVVSMESLLKDPDQAVLWRGPMKTAAIRQFISDVQWGELDFLVVDSPPGTGDEPMTVLKTVPEALCVVVTTPQEVSLSDVRKSINFLQYARANVLGVVENMSGLVCPHCHESIDLFKKGGGRDLAEKYGLAFLGAIPLDPATVVAGDMGKPVVLIDEDSFAKRAFIQLADTIAEAAQKSFEAASTNA
- a CDS encoding DUF368 domain-containing protein — its product is MSDTKMTLTKAFMAGPGPRDMREAVLLWGKGLCMGVADIIPGVSGGTIAFITGIYTQLVDAIRSFDFAFVRRVVTLDFSGALASVHLRFLACLLCGILTAVVGMARLMNHMLHVHPIEIWSLFFGLIAASVYVVGREIRPLGPANLGLVALGTAGSYALVGMIPVSTPETLPFIFLCGAIAICAMILPGISGAFLLLMLGKYEYVTRTLRNPFVLDNFLVIVVFAGGAAAGIIVFSRVLHYLLYRWHAATVSVLTGFMIGALRKVWPWKEALETSVIGGKVHVLREQNILPGGVDAELFLAIGLALAGAMAVLLLDRVSRGNMRV
- a CDS encoding protein-L-isoaspartate(D-aspartate) O-methyltransferase codes for the protein MVDPVRSRERMVREQIEARGVSNPAVLDAMRSLPRHLFVEEAFACKAYSDGPLPIGEGQTISQPFIVARMSELLQVEPGMTVLEIGTGSGYQAAVLAHMGVDVYTVERIRNLFFAARKRFMDMRLFSVKLKLDDGTMGWPEHAPYDRIIVTAGGPEVPEPLLEQLADPGRMVIPVGDSKRVQRLVLLEKAGGQVIRSEHGDVAFVDLVGQHGW
- a CDS encoding CBS domain-containing protein, with translation MLKVKDLMTTPVFSLKEADSLQSARALMDLQRIRHIPIVTVDNIFTGLLTHRDILSATISQLAEMDPETQKEIDAGIPIREIMRTDIRTVDEDTSLKLAAQTLLNHKYGCLPVVHDGQLMGILTEADFLRLTIDLMDALDKQ